From Chitinophagaceae bacterium, the proteins below share one genomic window:
- a CDS encoding dipeptidase, protein MIRTIIACLLYFVPLMASAQAYKKLHFKSIVVDTHNDLLSTAIEKNLQMDSDLSGKTHSDLDRFQKGGVDVQLFSVWCDGQQANPYAWANRQMDTLDAVAKRNPGKIKMVGRVEALRQAVKEKKLAAMFGVEGGHMIENNLDNLDNFYKRGVRYMTLTWNNSTDWATSALTETSLQLPPKEGEPGSVRKTGLTDFGKQVIKRMNELGMLVDLSHVGEQTFWDAINTTTKPALVSHSCVYSLCPHRRNLKDDQVKAIGKNGGVIHLNFYSGFVDSSFDRRTEIFNNNHKAERDSLLKQNPEPYFADMFLFTKYPEEVKALRPPLSLLLDHLDHIVKLIGADHVGLGSDFDGVNSLPQELDDVTAMPLITKELLKRGYSRKDIRKILGGNFLRVLEANEPKNN, encoded by the coding sequence ATGATCAGAACAATTATTGCCTGCCTTTTATATTTTGTGCCGCTTATGGCATCTGCACAGGCTTACAAAAAACTCCACTTCAAATCCATTGTTGTTGATACCCACAACGATCTTCTCAGTACGGCCATTGAAAAGAACCTGCAGATGGACAGTGACCTCAGCGGCAAAACACATTCTGATCTTGACCGTTTTCAAAAAGGCGGCGTGGATGTACAGTTGTTCTCTGTGTGGTGCGATGGGCAGCAGGCAAATCCCTACGCATGGGCCAACCGGCAAATGGATACCCTGGATGCTGTTGCCAAACGCAATCCCGGGAAAATAAAGATGGTGGGGCGTGTGGAAGCATTGCGCCAGGCCGTTAAAGAAAAAAAATTAGCTGCCATGTTTGGCGTGGAAGGCGGGCACATGATTGAAAACAATTTAGACAACCTGGATAATTTTTATAAAAGAGGCGTACGATACATGACGCTTACCTGGAACAACTCTACAGACTGGGCAACATCAGCATTAACAGAAACCTCCCTCCAACTCCCACCAAAGGAGGGAGAGCCGGGCTCCGTAAGAAAAACGGGATTAACTGATTTTGGAAAACAGGTTATAAAGCGAATGAATGAACTGGGCATGCTGGTAGATCTGTCTCATGTTGGCGAACAGACTTTTTGGGATGCCATTAACACAACCACAAAACCGGCGCTTGTTTCGCACAGTTGTGTATACAGTCTTTGTCCGCACAGGCGCAATTTAAAAGATGACCAGGTAAAAGCCATTGGTAAAAACGGTGGCGTAATTCATCTTAATTTCTATTCTGGTTTTGTAGACAGCAGCTTCGACAGGCGTACCGAAATATTCAATAATAATCATAAGGCAGAGCGGGATTCTTTACTAAAGCAAAACCCGGAACCTTATTTTGCAGACATGTTTTTGTTTACGAAATACCCGGAAGAAGTAAAAGCGCTGCGCCCGCCACTTTCTCTTTTACTCGATCACCTCGATCATATCGTAAAACTTATTGGCGCAGACCATGTTGGCCTGGGCAGCGATTTTGACGGCGTTAATTCTTTACCGCAGGAATTAGATGACGTGACCGCCATGCCGCTTATCACGAAGGAACTTTTAAAAAGAGGTTACAGCAGGAAAGACATCCGCAAGATACTGGGCGGAAATTTCCTCCGGGTACTGGAAGCCAATGAACCGAAAAATAATTAG
- a CDS encoding DUF1211 domain-containing protein: MNPLHNELKKEFQLERMILFSDAVFAIAITLLVIELKVPEIERAELTEGKLLKALAHMIPQFVGFIISFMFIGIYWTVHHRLFGYVVNYTPKLLWLNLLFLFAVALMPFSTAFLQRIHHEACFYPGDLLYGQYHPAGLVQPVHVAVHRQPGK; the protein is encoded by the coding sequence ATGAACCCCCTCCACAACGAACTCAAAAAAGAATTCCAGCTGGAACGGATGATCCTTTTCAGTGATGCGGTATTTGCCATTGCCATTACACTGCTGGTGATCGAACTTAAGGTGCCGGAGATCGAAAGGGCCGAACTCACGGAAGGGAAACTGCTGAAAGCGCTGGCACATATGATCCCCCAATTCGTCGGCTTCATCATCAGTTTCATGTTCATCGGTATTTACTGGACCGTTCACCACCGTTTGTTTGGCTATGTAGTGAATTATACCCCGAAATTATTATGGCTGAACCTGCTTTTCCTGTTTGCAGTTGCCCTGATGCCTTTCAGCACCGCTTTTTTACAGCGAATACATCATGAAGCATGTTTTTACCCCGGTGATCTTTTATACGGCCAATATCATCCTGCTGGGCTTGTTCAACCTGTTCATGTGGCGGTACATCGGCAACCCGGAAAATAA
- a CDS encoding DUF3471 domain-containing protein yields the protein MAEGKLVKIPFCSIDNLAAAGSIGSSVSDMSHWVMAQLNGGKYDGKQVITPAAIAQTWFPHSILGNGGKQFNTGHFSLYGLGWMLEEYCGKKVVSHTGGVNGFVTSVTLLPEEKLGILVFTNTDQNSFYEALKWEIADAYLGKPYRNYSKFYLGFHNQQKKEDEKKDKKMQDSVALQLKPSLAVKDYCGNYTNEVYGNMSVVQEGAELKMKFSHHPNMYAKLESLGGNRFYATFSDPEFSKAIFPFAVENGKVMAVTVKVADFIEYNPYEFKKVN from the coding sequence ATGGCCGAAGGAAAGCTCGTAAAGATCCCCTTCTGCAGCATTGATAACCTGGCGGCTGCCGGCAGCATTGGTTCATCCGTGAGCGATATGAGCCATTGGGTGATGGCGCAATTGAATGGCGGAAAATATGATGGCAAGCAGGTAATAACACCCGCTGCCATTGCACAAACCTGGTTCCCGCATTCTATCCTGGGCAATGGCGGCAAACAATTCAATACCGGTCACTTCAGCCTGTACGGCCTGGGATGGATGCTGGAAGAATACTGCGGTAAGAAAGTGGTATCACACACCGGCGGCGTAAATGGTTTTGTTACCAGCGTTACCCTGCTGCCGGAAGAAAAACTGGGCATCCTGGTCTTTACCAATACCGATCAGAACAGTTTCTACGAAGCGCTGAAATGGGAGATCGCCGATGCTTACTTAGGCAAGCCCTACCGAAACTACAGTAAATTCTATCTTGGTTTTCACAACCAGCAAAAAAAGGAAGATGAAAAGAAGGATAAAAAGATGCAGGACTCCGTTGCCCTGCAACTAAAGCCATCCCTGGCGGTAAAAGACTATTGCGGCAATTATACCAATGAAGTGTATGGCAATATGAGCGTGGTTCAGGAAGGCGCTGAGCTGAAAATGAAATTCAGTCACCACCCAAACATGTATGCAAAACTGGAATCATTGGGCGGCAACCGGTTCTATGCCACGTTCAGTGACCCTGAATTCAGCAAAGCCATTTTCCCCTTTGCCGTGGAGAACGGGAAAGTGATGGCGGTGACCGTTAAGGTGGCCGACTTCATTGAATACAATCCCTACGAGTTCAAAAAAGTAAACTGA
- a CDS encoding beta-lactamase family protein, giving the protein MKRLLLVSFLFLSLHVLGQNDSIPSFVKDSLDGYVNNALTGWQIPGAAVCIVKNGKVVLMKGYGVKELNGTDKVDENTLFMIGSNTKAFTATALAMLDAEKKISLDDKVTKWIPQFKLDNKAAGEQAIVRDLLCHRIGFQTFQGDFTYWTSNLSRAAVIEKMSHIKAPYPFRTKWGYTNAAFVAAGEVIPRASGLQWEEYLKEKIFTPLGMTSSLALSKDFPGAPTNAAHTPWPKESS; this is encoded by the coding sequence ATGAAAAGACTCCTTTTGGTTTCCTTCCTGTTTCTTTCCCTGCATGTTCTTGGTCAAAACGACAGCATCCCTTCTTTTGTAAAAGACAGCCTGGATGGTTATGTGAACAATGCCCTTACAGGCTGGCAGATCCCCGGCGCAGCAGTATGCATTGTAAAGAACGGGAAAGTGGTGTTGATGAAAGGCTACGGTGTGAAGGAACTGAACGGAACAGACAAGGTGGATGAGAACACGTTGTTCATGATCGGCAGCAACACCAAAGCTTTTACAGCAACCGCCCTGGCCATGCTGGATGCAGAAAAGAAAATATCGCTTGATGATAAAGTGACCAAATGGATCCCGCAATTCAAACTGGACAATAAAGCAGCAGGTGAACAGGCCATTGTAAGAGACCTGCTTTGTCACCGCATCGGCTTTCAAACCTTCCAGGGAGATTTTACTTACTGGACCAGCAACCTCTCCCGGGCAGCCGTGATAGAAAAGATGAGCCATATCAAAGCGCCTTATCCTTTCCGTACAAAATGGGGCTATACCAATGCCGCCTTTGTTGCAGCCGGCGAAGTGATACCCCGTGCATCGGGATTGCAGTGGGAAGAATACCTGAAAGAAAAAATATTCACGCCGCTTGGCATGACAAGCTCCCTGGCATTAAGCAAAGATTTTCCGGGCGCCCCAACAAATGCAGCGCACACACCATGGCCGAAGGAAAGCTCGTAA
- a CDS encoding transposase, translating to MESSYPVEWPQFYTASIYMRKMLLSDKEHKEIIVDSLKFMVAEKRIILYAFVIMGNHVHLIWQPMFGCNLPEIQSSFIKYTAKQLKRSMETSDHKMLDSFRVYKEDRAYQIWKRRPLSIELRTTAAFDQKLDYLHYNPVRAGLCMNPESYYYSSAGFYYSAKDNFGMLTHYSGN from the coding sequence ATGGAATCATCTTACCCGGTGGAATGGCCCCAGTTTTATACTGCCAGCATTTACATGCGTAAAATGCTGCTTTCAGATAAGGAACACAAAGAGATTATCGTAGACAGCCTGAAATTCATGGTTGCTGAAAAAAGAATCATTTTGTATGCATTCGTGATCATGGGTAATCACGTACACCTGATCTGGCAACCCATGTTTGGATGTAATCTGCCGGAGATACAGTCGTCTTTTATAAAATATACGGCAAAACAGTTGAAGCGATCAATGGAAACGAGCGATCATAAAATGCTTGATTCATTCCGGGTATATAAAGAAGATCGTGCCTATCAGATATGGAAACGCAGGCCACTGAGTATTGAACTCAGAACAACTGCTGCATTTGACCAGAAACTAGACTATTTACATTACAACCCGGTAAGAGCAGGCTTATGCATGAACCCTGAATCTTATTATTACTCCTCCGCCGGATTTTATTATAGTGCCAAAGATAATTTTGGGATGTTGACCCATTATTCAGGTAATTAG
- a CDS encoding phosphoribosylglycinamide formyltransferase: MFQKLKTRWGVNGLNLALIISTFALGGSLCGWAGRKLLLLTGLEKGITWFILYILLITLLWPLCVLLISIPFGQFAFFKKYIFKIWNKISGKKTGSTIHIAIFASGAGSNARQIIDHFSGSSTVKIALIVCNKPTAGVLTIASKNNIPTLLIEKERFFNGDHYLPVLQKHHIGFIVLAGFLWKLPASLIAAYPKKIINIHPALLPKYGGKGMYGAHVHEAVIASGEKESGISIHYVDELYDHGEIIFQATCSVEENDTPGSLAQKIHELEHAHYPGVIGSLMQKQNRS, encoded by the coding sequence ATGTTTCAGAAATTGAAAACACGTTGGGGGGTCAATGGCCTCAACCTGGCGCTAATAATAAGCACTTTTGCACTGGGTGGAAGCCTCTGCGGATGGGCGGGGCGCAAACTGCTTTTGCTGACCGGCCTGGAAAAAGGCATCACCTGGTTCATACTGTATATCCTGCTCATAACCCTGCTCTGGCCCCTTTGTGTTTTACTGATAAGTATCCCGTTCGGGCAGTTTGCTTTCTTTAAGAAATACATCTTTAAAATATGGAACAAGATCAGCGGTAAAAAGACAGGCAGCACCATCCACATTGCCATTTTTGCCAGCGGCGCCGGAAGCAATGCCCGGCAGATCATAGATCATTTCTCCGGCTCCTCCACTGTAAAAATTGCGTTGATCGTTTGCAATAAACCCACGGCAGGCGTTCTAACGATCGCTTCCAAAAACAATATTCCCACATTGCTCATAGAAAAGGAACGGTTTTTCAACGGCGATCATTATTTACCCGTACTGCAAAAGCACCACATCGGTTTCATTGTGCTGGCCGGGTTTTTATGGAAGCTCCCTGCTTCCTTAATAGCGGCTTATCCAAAGAAGATCATCAACATTCACCCGGCCCTGCTTCCCAAATACGGCGGCAAGGGAATGTACGGCGCCCATGTGCATGAAGCCGTTATTGCTTCCGGGGAAAAAGAAAGTGGCATCAGCATTCATTACGTGGATGAACTGTACGACCACGGTGAGATAATCTTCCAGGCCACCTGCAGCGTGGAGGAGAATGATACGCCCGGATCGCTTGCGCAGAAGATCCATGAACTCGAACATGCTCACTATCCCGGGGTGATCGGGTCATTGATGCAAAAGCAAAATCGCAGTTAA
- a CDS encoding c-type cytochrome, with protein MSRYRKIFNRVLPALFLTVFLSININSYAADGEALFKANCAACHKPDKDFTGPALKGWKDRVPAGDWIYKWIENSTSLRETDAYAKDLWNKWGKAQMTAFGNQLKKEDVDAIMKYVDDWAPPTAPTTGPASAPATDDSLLFGILTLVLALIAFILLQVNSNLRKLSDEKEGVLRTEPVPFYKNKTYLMSGILLLFLVGGYYTINGAIGLGRQHNYQPEQPIFYSHKVHAGTNQISCLYCHGGAQDSKQASIPSVNVCMNCHKSISKYEGPDVLVRENGTAVDGTAEIQKLYAYAGWNPATKTYNPDKNGDGMPDGSKTIEWVKVHNLPDHVYFNHSQHIKVGKQQCQTCHGNIQEMPEVYQFTNLSMGWCINCHRETKVDFYDKENASGNKFYSIYEKFHKDLKSHKMDSVTVENIGGTECQKCHY; from the coding sequence ATGAGTCGCTATAGAAAAATCTTTAACAGGGTACTGCCCGCTCTTTTTTTAACTGTTTTCCTTTCTATTAATATCAATTCCTACGCTGCCGATGGCGAAGCGCTTTTCAAAGCGAATTGCGCTGCCTGCCATAAGCCCGACAAAGACTTTACCGGTCCGGCTCTTAAGGGATGGAAGGACAGGGTTCCTGCCGGTGACTGGATTTATAAGTGGATAGAGAATTCAACTTCTTTAAGAGAAACAGATGCTTATGCAAAGGATCTTTGGAATAAGTGGGGAAAAGCACAAATGACGGCATTTGGCAACCAACTTAAGAAAGAGGATGTGGATGCGATCATGAAATACGTGGACGACTGGGCCCCACCAACAGCGCCAACTACGGGGCCAGCCAGCGCACCCGCTACCGACGATTCGCTGCTTTTCGGGATACTCACCCTCGTACTGGCCCTCATTGCCTTTATATTATTACAGGTAAACAGCAACCTGCGCAAGCTTTCTGATGAAAAAGAAGGGGTACTGCGTACCGAACCTGTTCCTTTCTATAAGAACAAGACCTACCTGATGTCGGGCATCCTGCTGCTGTTTTTGGTGGGTGGATACTATACGATCAATGGTGCCATCGGCCTGGGCCGCCAGCATAATTACCAGCCGGAACAACCCATCTTCTATTCACATAAAGTACACGCCGGCACCAACCAGATCAGTTGCTTATACTGTCACGGCGGGGCGCAGGACAGCAAGCAGGCCAGCATTCCATCCGTGAATGTTTGTATGAACTGCCATAAATCGATCAGTAAGTATGAAGGCCCGGATGTATTGGTAAGGGAGAATGGAACCGCGGTTGACGGTACTGCTGAAATTCAGAAACTGTATGCATACGCCGGTTGGAACCCGGCCACAAAGACCTACAATCCCGATAAAAACGGCGACGGCATGCCCGATGGGTCAAAAACGATCGAATGGGTGAAGGTTCATAACCTGCCCGACCATGTTTATTTCAATCACAGCCAGCACATAAAAGTGGGCAAACAGCAATGCCAGACCTGCCATGGTAACATCCAGGAAATGCCGGAAGTTTACCAGTTCACGAACCTGAGCATGGGCTGGTGTATCAATTGCCACCGGGAAACCAAGGTTGACTTCTACGATAAGGAGAATGCTTCCGGCAATAAGTTTTACAGCATTTACGAGAAATTCCACAAAGACCTGAAAAGCCATAAGATGGACAGCGTGACCGTGGAAAATATCGGTGGAACAGAGTGCCAGAAATGTCACTATTAA
- a CDS encoding TAT-variant-translocated molybdopterin oxidoreductase: MSKKKYWQSFGELNQTASFQESTKNEFREELPPLADLDEKGILDAKAPRRDFLKYLGFSTAAAAVAASCEMPVRKAVPYLQKPDNIIPGVANYYASTYVNGGDTISVVVKQRDGRPIKIEGNELSSITKGGTNAQAQASVLDLYDNTRLRYPMQKNGKGFKEVPGFDAFDKMVGAELAGINGKPVVLLTSTVNSPSTLEIIKEFLAKYPGSRHVQYDEVSYSGMLLANEICYGKKAIPSYHFENAKVIVSLGADFLGTWLNPVEFSNQYAQNRKISGEKPTLSRHFHFESMMSMTGSNADDRFTHKPSETGAVALALLSQLGLSLAPQNITDKKLAKGIEKAAAALNAHKGEALVVCGSNDANIQMIVNAINEQIGANGKTINWAVTTNYKNGIDGDMAQLVSDMNAGTIGALLVHGVNPAYSYPNSKKFKDGLSKLVSVSFNGTMDETTELCKYIIPSHHWLESWGDAEPKTGYYSMIQPVINPLFKTRAFQTSLIRWSSAAGSMINDYETYFKTYWNAKLGGPDLYNKALQDGVVEPATMPVGTAAFNAGRLSDAVAGIGAIKTGKTEVVLYQKVSIGNGTQANNPWLQELPDPVSKVTWDNYVMMSPAMAKSLLGLDVMNQEGGNQSNYEVHPEKPVVKVTAENGAVVELPVIVLPGLNKDTIAIAVGYGRESANKEETANHIGRSAAGAGKNVYSMVNFNGTFQYSSMCLVEKTGRTYPLAQTQVHGFTESRPVIFETNLTSYIADPEAVLEEVNAERKILMYAGGTDFVKDATIYPDFEKPGIKWGMSIDLNTCTGCSACVVACTAENNVSVVGKMQVQRAHEMHWLRIDRYFTGDLENPDVIFQPMLCQHCDNAPCENVCPVAATNHSSEGLNQMTYNRCIGTRYCANNCPYKVRRFNWLDYTGADSFPDNQNPMVGTYMDESVLQMNDDLTRMVLNPDVTVRSRGVIEKCSFCVQRLQETKLEAKKQQDPTLVRNVKTACMQACPTHAISFGNVNDKQSDVYKIRNVEQKHRSFYVLEQLHVLPNVSYLAKVRNTDRHIGVEEGHAEKKEGEVKKEVNAHP; the protein is encoded by the coding sequence ATGAGTAAGAAAAAATACTGGCAAAGTTTTGGAGAACTGAATCAAACAGCAAGTTTTCAGGAATCAACCAAAAATGAATTTAGAGAGGAACTGCCGCCATTGGCCGACCTTGATGAGAAAGGTATTTTAGATGCCAAAGCTCCCCGGAGGGATTTCCTTAAATATTTAGGCTTCAGCACAGCCGCCGCTGCCGTGGCTGCCAGTTGCGAAATGCCAGTGCGCAAAGCGGTGCCTTATTTACAAAAGCCAGACAATATCATTCCCGGCGTTGCCAACTATTATGCTTCTACTTATGTAAATGGCGGCGATACCATTTCGGTTGTGGTTAAACAAAGAGACGGCCGTCCCATCAAGATCGAAGGAAACGAACTTTCCAGCATAACAAAAGGCGGAACCAACGCCCAGGCCCAGGCATCTGTGCTTGACCTGTATGACAATACCCGGCTGCGTTACCCCATGCAAAAGAACGGGAAAGGGTTCAAGGAAGTTCCCGGTTTTGATGCTTTTGACAAGATGGTTGGGGCAGAACTGGCGGGGATCAACGGCAAGCCGGTTGTATTACTTACCTCCACGGTAAATTCACCTTCTACCTTAGAAATAATAAAAGAATTTTTAGCAAAATACCCGGGCAGCCGTCATGTACAGTACGATGAAGTGAGTTACAGCGGCATGTTGCTGGCCAACGAGATCTGCTATGGCAAGAAAGCCATTCCTTCTTATCATTTTGAAAATGCGAAAGTGATCGTTAGCCTGGGCGCCGATTTCCTGGGCACCTGGCTCAACCCGGTGGAATTCAGCAATCAATATGCACAGAACAGGAAAATAAGTGGTGAAAAGCCAACCCTCAGCAGGCATTTTCATTTTGAAAGCATGATGAGCATGACCGGCAGCAATGCAGACGACCGCTTTACACACAAGCCTTCTGAAACAGGCGCTGTTGCCCTGGCCCTGCTTTCACAACTCGGATTGAGCCTGGCTCCGCAAAATATCACGGATAAAAAACTGGCAAAGGGAATTGAAAAGGCAGCGGCAGCGCTGAATGCACATAAAGGCGAGGCGCTGGTGGTTTGCGGCAGCAATGATGCCAACATACAAATGATCGTGAATGCCATCAATGAACAGATCGGCGCCAACGGAAAGACCATTAACTGGGCCGTTACCACTAACTATAAGAATGGCATTGATGGAGATATGGCGCAACTGGTGAGCGACATGAACGCAGGCACGATCGGCGCCCTGCTGGTTCATGGTGTTAACCCGGCTTATTCTTATCCCAACAGCAAAAAATTCAAAGACGGATTAAGCAAGCTGGTAAGTGTTTCCTTCAACGGAACCATGGACGAAACAACAGAACTGTGCAAATACATCATCCCTTCACACCACTGGCTGGAAAGCTGGGGCGATGCTGAGCCGAAAACAGGTTACTACAGCATGATACAGCCTGTTATCAATCCGTTGTTCAAGACAAGAGCATTCCAGACTTCGCTGATCAGGTGGAGTTCGGCTGCAGGCAGCATGATCAATGACTACGAAACCTATTTCAAAACATACTGGAATGCCAAACTGGGCGGCCCGGATCTGTATAATAAGGCCTTGCAGGATGGTGTGGTAGAACCGGCAACCATGCCTGTGGGAACTGCGGCTTTCAATGCCGGAAGATTAAGTGATGCCGTAGCAGGTATTGGTGCCATCAAGACCGGTAAAACAGAAGTGGTGCTTTACCAGAAAGTATCAATAGGCAATGGCACCCAGGCCAATAACCCCTGGTTGCAGGAACTGCCCGACCCGGTAAGTAAAGTAACCTGGGACAACTATGTGATGATGAGCCCGGCAATGGCCAAATCATTATTGGGACTTGATGTGATGAACCAGGAAGGCGGAAACCAGAGCAACTACGAAGTGCACCCGGAAAAACCCGTGGTGAAAGTTACCGCTGAAAACGGCGCCGTGGTTGAATTGCCGGTGATCGTTCTTCCGGGGTTGAATAAAGATACCATTGCCATTGCAGTGGGTTACGGAAGGGAAAGTGCAAATAAGGAGGAGACAGCGAACCATATCGGCCGGTCAGCAGCTGGCGCCGGAAAGAATGTGTATTCCATGGTGAATTTCAACGGCACCTTTCAATATTCATCCATGTGCCTGGTTGAAAAAACAGGAAGGACCTATCCGCTTGCGCAAACGCAGGTGCATGGTTTTACCGAAAGCCGCCCGGTCATTTTTGAAACCAATCTTACCAGCTACATTGCTGATCCTGAAGCAGTACTTGAAGAAGTAAATGCAGAAAGAAAGATCCTGATGTATGCCGGCGGAACCGATTTTGTAAAAGACGCCACCATTTATCCCGATTTTGAAAAGCCGGGCATTAAATGGGGCATGAGCATAGACCTGAATACCTGTACCGGTTGCAGCGCCTGCGTGGTAGCCTGTACAGCCGAAAATAATGTGAGCGTGGTTGGCAAGATGCAGGTTCAGCGGGCACACGAAATGCACTGGCTGCGTATTGACCGGTATTTTACCGGTGACCTGGAAAACCCGGATGTGATATTCCAGCCCATGCTTTGCCAGCACTGCGATAATGCACCCTGCGAAAATGTTTGCCCGGTAGCAGCAACCAATCACAGCAGCGAAGGCCTGAATCAGATGACCTATAACCGTTGTATCGGTACAAGGTATTGTGCCAACAACTGCCCATATAAAGTGCGCCGCTTCAACTGGCTGGATTATACCGGGGCCGACAGTTTCCCCGACAACCAGAACCCAATGGTGGGTACATATATGGATGAATCAGTACTGCAGATGAACGATGACCTGACCAGAATGGTGCTGAACCCGGATGTTACCGTTCGTTCACGTGGTGTGATCGAAAAATGTTCTTTCTGCGTTCAGCGTTTGCAGGAAACCAAACTGGAAGCCAAGAAACAACAGGACCCAACCCTGGTGCGTAATGTTAAAACAGCCTGTATGCAGGCTTGTCCTACACATGCCATCAGCTTTGGTAATGTGAATGATAAACAAAGCGATGTATACAAGATCAGGAACGTGGAGCAGAAACACCGCTCATTCTATGTGCTGGAGCAGTTACACGTTTTGCCCAATGTGAGTTACCTGGCAAAAGTTCGGAATACCGACAGGCATATTGGTGTGGAAGAAGGCCATGCAGAAAAGAAAGAAGGCGAAGTGAAAAAAGAAGTGAATGCACATCCATAA
- the nrfD gene encoding polysulfide reductase NrfD translates to MSLLKYESQQREPLVDGNKDYHQVTEDIIRPIEMKPSLLWYIGFYISVGLLLFGVYSVYREVTYGIGQWNVNKTIGWGWDITNFVWWVGIGHAGTLISAILLLFRQGWRTGVNRAAEAMTIFAVMCAGQFPIWHMGRVWMAFFVLPYPNTRGPLWVNFNSPLLWDVFAISTYFTVSLLFWYSGLLPDLATVRDRAKTKFRKMFYGVASFGWTGSTKHWQRHESLSLVLAGLSTPLVLSVHTIVSFDFATSIVPGWHTTIFPPYFVAGAIFSGFAMVQTLMIVVRKVLNLQDYITLGHIEAMNKIIVLTGSIVGCAYLTELFIAWYGQNPYEWYAFKENRANLYSPYGWSYWLMMFCNVVSPQLFWSRKLRRNITVTFFMSIIVNIGMWFERFVIIVTSVYRDFLPSSWSTYYSPSIWEIGFYLGTFGLFFTCFFLFAKYFPVIAVAEIKAILKTSGENYKAKMTDIEKADAEKFYIEEVSHAHH, encoded by the coding sequence ATGTCATTACTGAAATACGAATCGCAACAAAGGGAGCCGCTGGTAGATGGTAATAAAGATTACCACCAGGTAACGGAAGATATCATTCGCCCCATTGAGATGAAACCAAGCCTTCTCTGGTATATAGGATTTTATATCAGTGTGGGTTTACTTTTATTCGGGGTGTATAGTGTGTACCGGGAGGTTACCTATGGTATCGGCCAGTGGAATGTAAACAAGACCATCGGCTGGGGCTGGGACATCACCAACTTCGTATGGTGGGTGGGTATTGGTCACGCCGGAACGCTGATCTCTGCCATCCTTTTATTATTCCGCCAGGGCTGGAGAACAGGGGTGAACAGGGCCGCGGAAGCAATGACGATCTTTGCGGTAATGTGCGCCGGCCAGTTCCCGATCTGGCACATGGGCCGGGTATGGATGGCTTTCTTCGTATTGCCTTATCCGAATACACGTGGCCCGCTCTGGGTTAACTTCAATTCCCCGCTGTTGTGGGACGTATTTGCGATCTCAACTTATTTCACCGTTTCATTATTGTTCTGGTACTCTGGTTTGCTGCCCGACCTGGCAACCGTACGTGACCGTGCTAAAACCAAGTTCCGCAAAATGTTCTATGGTGTTGCGTCTTTCGGCTGGACCGGGAGTACCAAACACTGGCAGCGTCATGAATCATTATCACTGGTATTGGCGGGCTTAAGTACGCCGCTGGTATTGTCGGTGCATACGATTGTATCATTTGACTTTGCCACCTCGATCGTTCCGGGCTGGCATACCACCATCTTCCCTCCCTACTTTGTAGCGGGTGCCATCTTCAGCGGGTTTGCCATGGTGCAGACGCTGATGATCGTGGTGCGTAAAGTACTGAACCTGCAGGATTATATCACCCTGGGCCATATTGAGGCCATGAACAAGATCATTGTACTTACGGGAAGTATCGTGGGTTGTGCCTATTTAACCGAGTTATTCATTGCCTGGTACGGGCAAAACCCATACGAATGGTATGCATTCAAAGAGAACCGTGCCAACTTATACAGCCCGTATGGCTGGAGCTACTGGCTGATGATGTTCTGTAACGTGGTGTCACCACAGTTGTTCTGGAGCCGTAAACTGAGAAGGAATATCACCGTTACCTTCTTCATGAGCATCATCGTGAACATCGGTATGTGGTTCGAACGTTTCGTGATCATTGTTACATCGGTGTACCGCGATTTCCTTCCTTCCTCCTGGAGTACCTATTACAGCCCCAGTATCTGGGAAATAGGTTTCTACCTCGGAACATTCGGTTTGTTCTTCACCTGCTTCTTCCTGTTTGCAAAATACTTCCCGGTAATTGCGGTGGCGGAGATCAAAGCGATATTAAAGACCAGCGGAGAGAATTATAAAGCAAAAATGACCGATATAGAGAAGGCGGATGCAGAGAAGTTTTATATTGAAGAAGTGTCACACGCACATCACTAA